Proteins encoded in a region of the Vicia villosa cultivar HV-30 ecotype Madison, WI linkage group LG5, Vvil1.0, whole genome shotgun sequence genome:
- the LOC131605501 gene encoding uncharacterized protein LOC131605501: MISDNGIVIPKTEAQWDDNDYKKLGYNWKAQNILISALGVDEFYRVSLCETAKAIWDALQVIHEGTNEVKQARTNTLDKEFELFHMKHGETIADMQKRFTHLINRLNAPGNPISNATATYNILRCLTRD, encoded by the coding sequence ATGATCAGTGATAATGGTATCGTCATACCTAAAACGGAAGCACAATGGGATGACAATGATTACAAAAAGTTGGGTTACAATTGGAAAGCACAAAATATTCTCATATCCGCTCTCGGTGTTGATGAATTTTATCGTGTTTCCCTTTGTGAAACCGCTAAAGCTATCTGGGACGCATTACAAGTTATCCATGAGGGAACTAATGAGGTCAAACAAGCTAGAACTAACACATTGGATAAAGAGTTTGAGCTATTTCACATGAAGCATGGTGAAACCATTGCCGATATGCAAAAGAGGTTCACTCATCTCATTAACCGTTTAAATGCACCTGGTAATCCAATTTCCAATGCAACTGCTACTTACAATATTTTGAGGTGTCTTACTAGGGATTGA